ATGGAACTCCAGGCACGCCGCAACAGTTTCGGCGGCTTCTTGCTCTGCTTTCTTGTTTTTCAACTATTCTGCAGTCCACTGCCTCGGGATTACTGGAGATGAACCTTCTTGAACAGATATGCGAGCCGCTTAGCGCCCTGTTGCCAAGATTGCTACGGTGTTTATCAATGATTGGGCAGAAATTTGGGTGGTCTGAGTGGATTGAGGATTCCTGGAAGTGTTTGACTCTTTTGGCTGAGATTTTGCAGGAGCGGTTTTCAAGTTTTTATCCTCTTGCTGTTGATATTTTGTTTCAGAGCTTGGAGTTTGGAGTGACAGTGCAGCGGCCAGGGTTGAAGAAGATTAGCTCTTTCCAAGTCCATGGGGTTTTGAAGACTAATCTTCAGTTGTTGTCGTTGCAAAAGCTTGGCCTCCTTCCATTGTCCGTGAAGAAGTTATTGAAGTTTGATGCATCGGTCTCTCAACTGCGGTTGCATCCAAATCATTTGGTGACTGGGAGTTCTGCAGCTACTTACGTTTTTTTGCTTCAGCATGCGAATAAAGAAGTCGTTGATGAAGCAGTCACCTCGTTGATTGAGGAACTGGAGCTCTTGAAGAGTTTAATAGGAAACAACAATGGCCATTCATATGAATTTAATCGTATTGTAGATACTAAAACATTTTCAGAAGCTGAGTTATTGGCCTTAATCAAGTTTGATTTGAAAGTACTATTAGCGTGTGTTTGCATGGGTGGGGACAACAGTTTGATTGGACAAAAGGATATTGCTTCATTGTATCTCAGGAGGTTAGAAAAGTTAGAgttatttataacaaaacaGATGAATCCTTTTGAATTACCAATCCAGAATTTCATGGAGTTGCAGATCACTGTTGTTAAGACATTGGAGCGGCTAAATTCGGTTGAGTTCTTAATTAAGTGTTCTGTGAGAGAACAGAATTGTGAGAAGACTTTAGTTGAATTTCCAACTGAAAAGGAGGACAGAGATGATCAATTCAGTAATGAGCGTTTGGCTGTGATTACTGAGCATTTGGAGAAGTACAGCAAGCTCGTTGTAAAAGCCTTTCATATTTCTTCTCCTCTGgcaattaaattaattgttcTAGATTGGGGACAAAAGTTCTGCGAGAGTGTAATGGCAGTTAATAAGATCTCAAGCATTAGCGGTTTTTCCTACGAAGCATGTGAGTATGCTAGTGTAATCATGAACTTAGTTTTTTCACTTTTAGGTGGTACATTTGAGAGGGAACAGGAAGTGAGGTCACATGTTGCAATAACTCTGGAGATGTTTATGCAGGCAAAACTTTTGCATCCTGTGTGTTTTTATCCCTTAGCTGAAGTCATACTGGAGAAACTTGGGGATCCAACCATAGAAATACGGGATGCATATGTAAGACTTCTTGCCCATATTTTGCCTACTACTATATATTCTTGTGGTCTGTATGATTATGGAAGATTTAGGTCTGTTGACCCTGTGTTAGGAAACAATTCTAAGCTGCACTGGAAACAATTATTTGCCCTGAAGCAGTTGCCACTGCAACTGCACTCCCAACATCTTGTGTCAATCTTAAGTTACATTTCACAAAGATGGAAGGTACCTCTTTCTTCTTGGATCCAACGCCTCATTCATAGTTGCCGGAGTTCAAAGGATGCTATTTTAAGTCTGCCTGAAGAAACAGGAATTTTTGGTGCTAATTCTCCATGGTTGGATATACGAGTGGATGAAGACATACTTGAAAAAATCTGTTCTGTCAATAATTTGGCTGGTGCCTGGTGGGCTGTACAAGAAGCAGCTCGGTACTGTATTGCTACAAGACTACGGACTAACCTTGGTGGCCCCACCCAAACATTTGCTGCTCTAGAGCGTATGCTTTTGGACATTGCACACCTTTTGCAACTTGATAATGAGCAAAGCGATGGGAACTTAAGTATGATAGGGTCTTCTGGTGCTCACTTGCTACCAATGAGATTATTGTTGGATTTTGTTGAGGCTCTTaagaaaaatgtatataatgCATACGAGGGGTCTGTCATTTTACCACCTGCTACTCGTCAGAGTACTTTATTTTTTCGAGCAAACAAAAAAGTATGTGAGGATTGGTTTTCTCGTATTTGTGAGCCAATGATGAATGCTGGGTTGGCTGTACATTGTAATGATGCTGTTATTCAGTATTGTACACTGCGTTTGCAGGAGCTCAAGAATCTTTCTGTGTCAACTTTGAAGGAAAAATCTAGGACCCAGGTAACTGATAACCTCCACAATATCAGAGGAAGGTATAGAGGAGATGTCTTGAAAGTTTTAAGAGATGTTTCACTAGCTCTTTGCAAGAGTTCTGATCCAGAGTCTTTAATTGGCCTTCAAAAATGGGTTTCCATTACCTTCTCCTTACTCGGGGACGAAAACCAGTCCTTCAGTGAGGGTGGAACTGTTGGATCACTTTCTTGGATAAGTGGGCTTATATATCAGGCAAGAGGTGAGTATGAAAATGCTGCAGCTCACTTTACGCATTTGCTACAGACAGAAGAGTCACTCAGCTCCCTTGGTTCTGATGGTATACAGTTTGTCATAGCACGCATAATTGAGAGTTACACGGCTGTATCTGATTGGAGATCTCTTGAAACCTGGCTGTTAGAATTACAACAGCTTCGTGCTAAACATACTGGTCGAAGTTATTCTGGTGCTCTAACAATGGCTGGAAATGAAGTTAATGCAATCCATGCATTAGCACGTTTTGATGAGGGTGATTATCAGGCTGCATGGTCAAGCCTTGATTTGACACCTAAAAGCAATAGTGAGCTTACCCTTGATCCAAAAATAGCCTTGCAACGGAGTGAGCAGATGCTCTTGCAATCTCTGCTCTTCCAGAAGGAGGAAAAAAGTGATAAGGTACTGCGTGATCTGCAGAAAGCTAGGTCAATGTTGGAGGAACCACTTTCTGTTCTGCCACTTGATGGCTTAGCTGAAGCAACACCTCTTGCAATTCAATTGCACTGCATTTTCCTTGTAGAAGATAATTGCAAGCTTAAAACAAATCATGAGAAGGCCAAACAACTACCATCAATACTGAATTCTCTTGAATCACTGCCATCTTCCATTAGTAAAATCCGTCAAGATTGTAATCCATGGCTGAAAGTTCTTAGGGTTTATAAAACCATTTCCCCAAGTTCTCCCGTTACTCTAAAATTTTGCATTAATTTGCATAATTTAGCCCGCAAGCAAAATAATCTTTTGTTGGCAAATCGTCTGAACAACTACATAAAAGATCATGTATTTGCTTGCCCAGAGGAGAGGCATCGAAATCTTCTGGTCTTAAACTTGCAGTACGAGAGCATTTTACTACAGTATGCTGAAAACAAGTTTGAAGACGCTTTCACAAACCTTTGGTCATTTTTGCATCCTTGCATGGTTTCTCCCAAACCATCTATAATATCTGATGTTAAAGAGAGGATTCTGAAGGCCAAAGCATGCTTGAAACTCTCAGATTGGCTGAGACGAGATTATTCAGACTGGAGTCCAGAGGGTGTTGTTCTAAAGATGGCAGCAGATTTTGATTTGGCTGAATCGTCTCCACATGGCAAAGATGGCAGCAAAGAAAACTTAAGTTGCAAATCAAATTTGGGTTCTATTATTGAGGAAATTGTTGGTACAACAACAAAATTGTCTTCTAGTATTTGCCCCACCATGGGCAAGTCATGGATTTCTTATGCTTCTTGGTGCTTTAAGCAAGCAACAGACTCACTCCATGTTCAGAGTGAAACCATCCTTCATTCATGCTCGTTTTCTTCCATGCTTGTTCCAGAAATTCTACCTGACAGATTCAAGTTGACTGAGGATGAGGTTCAAAGAATTAAGTCATTGGTTTTGTGTCTTTTTCAGGACAATATTGATATGAAAGGTTTCACAGATGAACAGGAAGAACAAAGCTCTTGGCTTGATTCTGCAGAGCTCTCAATTAGTGAGAGTCCTCTGCAGAAATTGGTTTGGAATATAGTGAATGTTATAGAAACCGCTGCAGGGGCATCAGGTGCAGAAAACTCTGGTGGTGAATGTCTTTCAGACATGGTATCTTCTCAATTGAGGATTTGTTTGTTAAGCACAAATTTTGGGCTCAAAGAATCTGACATTAGTTTTGCATTGGATAATTTTGTTGATATTTGGTGGTCTTTGAGAAGGAGGAGAGTGTCCTTGTTTGGACATGCTGCTCATGGTTACATACAATATCTTTCTTATTCATCTTCCCGTATTTGCCATAGTCAAGTGCCTGGTTCTGAATATGAGACTTTGAAGCAAAAAGCTGGCAGCTACACCCTGAAGGCTACATTGTATATATTGCATATACTTCTCAATTATGGTGTGGAATTGAAAGATACTCTTGAATCTGCTCTTCTGGTTGTTCCTTTGTTGCCGTGGCAGGTTGAATGCTAGATCTCAAGTTTTTACTTTAACTTTCTGTTTCATGAGGAGTATAGTTAATTGAAATGTTACTGAAATTGTCGTTATAGGAGGTTACACCTCAACTGTTTGCACGTATAAGTTCACATCCTGAACAAGTGATTCGAAAGCAGTTGGAGGGTTTACTAACAATGCTGGCGAAACAATCTCCATATTCTATAGTGTACCCAATACTAGTTGATGTTAATGCTTATGAAGAGAAACCTTCCGAAGAGCTTCATCATGTGTTGAGCTGTCTGGTAATATTAAAATTTCTGTGTGCATTTGTAGCTTATGTATGTATTCTTTTTACTTCAAATATTCTCTTAACATCATGTGGATAATTTGGCATCAAAATTCTCACAACGTGACAATGGTCTCGTCTGCATTTAAAGACAGTGAAGTGTGGTCACTGATCAATTAATCTTTTTCAGGGATTTAGTAGTTTCAATTCTAGTGTCTGTAATATACTTTGGGTGGAAAAATACAAACTAATCTAGTTTCAGGCATAATAAGCATCTTGTTGACTACTCATTAGTTTGACCTAGCATATTTATCAAGACATGATGTGACGTGTTCATGGATTTGACCAACACTTCTATAGTTGTTACTGCTTTTAGACTGACCTTTTATTGACTTACTTTTTTGGAGTAGCAAATaggataattaaaatttacttgtTCCATGCAGAGAGAACTTTACCCCCGACTGGTTCAGGATGTTCAGCTTATGATAAATGAACTCGGAAATGTTACTGTTCTCTGGGAGGAGTTATGGCTGAGTACTCTTCAGGATCTTCATACAGGTTGCTTACTGAATTTTTCCAATATTTTGTTGATCATGAGATCCATTTCATTGCATTGCATTGGATAATTGATGACTTCTTTTTTGGTGTTTGAGCAAGGCACATGAGATTTCTATTTATTGAATAATTAGGTGAAGAGAAATGGGGCTAACTATATTTTGTTGCAGATGTGATGAGACGGATAAACTTACTGAAAGAAGAGGCAGCAAGAATTGCAGAAAATGTAACACTTAGTCAGAACGAGAAGAACAAGATAAATTCTGCTCGATATTCTGCAATGATGGCTCCAATAGTTGTGGCTTTGGAGCGTCGGTTAGCTTCAACGTCTCGAAAACCTGAGACTCCTCATGAAGCTTGGTTCCAGGAAGAGTATAAAGACCAACTAAAATCAGCCCTGGTATCATTTAAAATCCCTCCAGTATCTTCTGCAGCTATAGGTGATGTGTGGCGACCTTTTGATAGTATTGCTGCATCCTTGGCCTCATATCAGAGGAAGTCTTCAGTTTCCTTGGGAGAAGTGGCTCCACATTTGGCTTTGTTATCATCTTCAGATGTTCCAATGCCAGGTCTTGAGAAACAAATGCAAGTACCGGACTCTGACAAAGCAACTGATCACCAAGGGGTTGTCACAATTGCTTCTTTTCATGAGCAAGTTACCATCTTACCAACAAAGACAAAGCCTAAGAAACTAGGTATACTTGGTTCAGATGGTCATAAATACACATATCTCCTCAAAGGACGAGAAGATTTGCGCCTTGATGCTAGAATCATGCAATTATTGCAGGCTATAAATGGTTTTCTGCATTCTTCATCTTCTGCATGTAGCAATTCTCTTACCATTCGCTATTATTCTGTGACTCCAATCAGTGGTCGGGCTGGCCTAATCCAGTGGGCGGGCAATGTGGTAAGTATTTACAGTGTATTTAAATCTTGGCAAACACGTGTCCAGCTAGCACAGTTTTTGGCATTGGGCTCTGCAAATACAAAATCTTCAGCTCCTCCACCTGTTCCACGACCCAGTGATATGTTTTATGGGAAGATCATACCTGCACTTAAAGAGAAAGGCATAAAGAGGGTGATTTCCCGAAGAGACTGGCCTCATGAAGTCAAATGTAAAGTTCTTCTTGATCTCATGAAGGAAGTGCCTAGGCATCTTCTTTACCAGGAGCTGTGGTGTGCTAGTGAAGGATATAAAGCTTTCAGCTCAAAATTGAAGAGGTACATCAAAGGAACTTCTGAATCTCTGGCGCATTTTGTGGTTATCCCATTTATAGTTAAACTGAATGGTTAAAGGTGTTCCCTGAATATGGATTTGGTTTTTggggatttttttttactataatatcTACAGGGATATACGTGACACTAACCATGAACTTGGTTCTCCATTTACACCTTGTTTGGTTGAGAATATAGTAGAGGATGAAATTCGTGTTGTAtgggatttttttttactataatatcTACAGGGATATACGTGACACTAACCATGAACTTGGTTCTCCATTTACACCTTGTTTGGTTGAGAATATAGTAGAGGATGAAATTCGTGTTGTATGTTTGatgggagagaaaaagagggaaaacaattttataaaatggtACGACCCACCATAGTATTTCTCATGTGCTCATAATCATCTCTCTATTTCTCTCCTCATCTCCCCTCTATTATTTCTCTTCAATCAAACACCTTTAATTTCTACTTCATTTGTCCTTTATTTCCATTCAACCTATTTCTCTCCTCTCTCTATCAAACAAAGCATTAAAACAATAAGTGTGGTTCAATCAATGTTTTGAAGGCTTTAGTTCTTTTATCATTAGTTGTCAAATACGGGTTGACTATTCTATTTGAATGTACCTCTTTCCAAGCTTGTGCTTGGCAAATGATGAACTTTTTTCTTTGAGGCAAGAATTTCTAATAGATTTGATACTCCAGTTAgctttactattattataattgtccACCATCAATTGTAGGTATACAGGAAGTGTTGCTGCAATGAGTATGGTTGGTCATGTTTTGGGACTGGGAGACAGGCATTTAGACAACATTCTTATAGATTTTTGTAATGGGGATATCGTACACATTGATTACAATGTGTGTTTTGACAAGGGACAAAGACTAAAAATTCCAGAGATTGTTCCTTTCCGTTTGACCCAAATAATTGAAGCAGCTTTAGGGCTAACTGGAATAGAGGGTAGCTTCAGATCAAACTGCGAGAAAGTTATTGGTGTTTTAAGGAAGAACAAAGATGTGCTTTTGATGTTATTGGAAGTGTTTGTTTGGGATCCACTTGTGGAATGGACACGAGGTGATTTTCATGACGAAGCTGCAATTGGCggtgaagagagaaaaggtaTGGAGTTGGCTGTCAGCTTAAGTCTATTTGCATCTCGAGTACAGGAAATTCGGGTTCCCTTACAGGTATGTACAGAACATAGTTCTACACAAGCAAGTATttgtgtctgacataattagaTAAGCAGTGTTCAAACCTTCTTGTGGTTGATATTTGGTTCAGATGTGTTAAAATAAGTGTGCATGTACGTAAATACTTTTGTGCTTCAAGCATTTGTGTAGTTTATGGATATTACACGACACATTTTAGAATTTGTGTGATGTATTTGAAATCGATTTGAActcttgatttttatttaaattctttaatttgtaACCTTCAATTAGAAAATCCAGCGTGTGAAATTTGTCATACAGTATAGCTACGTGTTTGTATATATTTACTTGAGATCTATTCAACTTGTCTAATAAATGACTCTTTTTCTCCCTTAAATCTGTGAATAGGAACACCATGATCAATTATTGACTAGCCTGCCAGCTGTTGAATCGGCACTTGAGGTATTGATGAAATCAATGCCATGAAATTGTTTGGCTACATTTAAATTgtctttgtttatttatttttttctcaattcatactttttttgaatttgaattaacTTTGAGAAGTATGTACTAGAGGTTTGGTGACGTTCTAAACAAATATGAGCTTGCCTCTAGTCTGTACTGTCGAGCTGACCAGGAGAGGTCAAGCCTTATATTGCATGAGACGTCTGCAAAGTCAATTGTTGCTGAAGCAACCAGTAATTCAGAGAAAATTCGAGCTTCTTTTGAAATTCAGGCTCGGGAATTTGCTCAAGCAAAGGCTATGGTTGCTGAGAAAGCTCAGGAGGCAATGACTTGGGCTGAGCAGCATGGAAGGATTCTTGATGCTTTACGGTGTAACTTAATCCCAGAAATAAATGCTTCTTTTAAGCTGAATAACATGGAAACGGTCATATCTCTTACATCTGCTGTCATTGCAGCAGGGGTTCCACTAACTGTTGTTCCTGAGCCAACACAGGCACAATGCCATGATATAGATAGGGAAGTTTCTCAATTCATAGTTGAGTTGGGTGATGGACTAACTTCTGCCACAGCTTCTTTGCAAGCATACTCCTTGGCCCTGCAAAGAATTCTACCGTTAAATTACCTTTCAACCAGTGCAGTGCATAACTGGGCACAAGTTCTACAACTTTCTATCAATGCCCTGTCATCAGATATGCTCTCTCTTGCCAGAAGACAGGCTTCTGAACTTATTGCAAAGTTTCATGTAGATAACAGTGATTCTATTAAATTCAGTCATGATGATCTCTGTTTCAGAGTGGAGAAGTATGCagttgaaatagaaaaaatagaaaaagagtGTGCTGAAATAGAGAGTTCTATTGGCTCTGAATCAGAATCAAAAACTAAGGATCGTCTCTTATATGCTTTTATGAAATTCATGCAGTCCATTGGTCTTTTAAGGAAGGAAGTTGGAATATCTTCTATTCAATCTAAATATGACAGTGAGATGAACAATGCTAGACCTTTAGGTGAGCTAGAAGAGGAGAGGGAGAAagtattttcaattttgaataTTGCCGTGAGTTCACTTTATAACGAGGTTaagcataaaatattaaatatttataatgatgCATCCGGAGGGAGAAATCAATACAATATGTTACAGAATGATTCTGGAACTATTTTTGCTGAGTTTGAAGAACAAGTAGAAAAATGTAATCTTGTGACAGAATTTGTTCGTGATCTATGCCAATTTATAGGAAAGGACATCCCTTCTGTTGATATTAACCAAGTTCGTTTGAAGATTTCTTCTGAAAGTAATTGGGTTTCCATTTTcagtaatattttaatttcctgTAAAGGACTGGTTAGTCAAATGAC
The Vigna angularis cultivar LongXiaoDou No.4 chromosome 5, ASM1680809v1, whole genome shotgun sequence genome window above contains:
- the LOC108340177 gene encoding uncharacterized protein LOC108340177 isoform X1, encoding MQGIHQHQQHQHLAALVSAALPKDDSDEDPSPRLAAIHSLHRAILHPHNSLLLSHSATFLAQAFSQLLSDKCYEVRQAAVTAYGALCAVAASIPVASNGRQNLLLVVDRFIGWALPSLSTAVAVDGTKELALEGLREFLNVGGTDRYALPILKACQVLLEDERTSLALLHRLIGVITLISLKFVRCFQPHFPDIVDLLLGWALMPDLAQSDRRVILDSFLQFQKHWVGSLPMSLRLLTKFLGDMEVLLHDGTPGTPQQFRRLLALLSCFSTILQSTASGLLEMNLLEQICEPLSALLPRLLRCLSMIGQKFGWSEWIEDSWKCLTLLAEILQERFSSFYPLAVDILFQSLEFGVTVQRPGLKKISSFQVHGVLKTNLQLLSLQKLGLLPLSVKKLLKFDASVSQLRLHPNHLVTGSSAATYVFLLQHANKEVVDEAVTSLIEELELLKSLIGNNNGHSYEFNRIVDTKTFSEAELLALIKFDLKVLLACVCMGGDNSLIGQKDIASLYLRRLEKLELFITKQMNPFELPIQNFMELQITVVKTLERLNSVEFLIKCSVREQNCEKTLVEFPTEKEDRDDQFSNERLAVITEHLEKYSKLVVKAFHISSPLAIKLIVLDWGQKFCESVMAVNKISSISGFSYEACEYASVIMNLVFSLLGGTFEREQEVRSHVAITLEMFMQAKLLHPVCFYPLAEVILEKLGDPTIEIRDAYVRLLAHILPTTIYSCGLYDYGRFRSVDPVLGNNSKLHWKQLFALKQLPLQLHSQHLVSILSYISQRWKVPLSSWIQRLIHSCRSSKDAILSLPEETGIFGANSPWLDIRVDEDILEKICSVNNLAGAWWAVQEAARYCIATRLRTNLGGPTQTFAALERMLLDIAHLLQLDNEQSDGNLSMIGSSGAHLLPMRLLLDFVEALKKNVYNAYEGSVILPPATRQSTLFFRANKKVCEDWFSRICEPMMNAGLAVHCNDAVIQYCTLRLQELKNLSVSTLKEKSRTQVTDNLHNIRGRYRGDVLKVLRDVSLALCKSSDPESLIGLQKWVSITFSLLGDENQSFSEGGTVGSLSWISGLIYQARGEYENAAAHFTHLLQTEESLSSLGSDGIQFVIARIIESYTAVSDWRSLETWLLELQQLRAKHTGRSYSGALTMAGNEVNAIHALARFDEGDYQAAWSSLDLTPKSNSELTLDPKIALQRSEQMLLQSLLFQKEEKSDKVLRDLQKARSMLEEPLSVLPLDGLAEATPLAIQLHCIFLVEDNCKLKTNHEKAKQLPSILNSLESLPSSISKIRQDCNPWLKVLRVYKTISPSSPVTLKFCINLHNLARKQNNLLLANRLNNYIKDHVFACPEERHRNLLVLNLQYESILLQYAENKFEDAFTNLWSFLHPCMVSPKPSIISDVKERILKAKACLKLSDWLRRDYSDWSPEGVVLKMAADFDLAESSPHGKDGSKENLSCKSNLGSIIEEIVGTTTKLSSSICPTMGKSWISYASWCFKQATDSLHVQSETILHSCSFSSMLVPEILPDRFKLTEDEVQRIKSLVLCLFQDNIDMKGFTDEQEEQSSWLDSAELSISESPLQKLVWNIVNVIETAAGASGAENSGGECLSDMVSSQLRICLLSTNFGLKESDISFALDNFVDIWWSLRRRRVSLFGHAAHGYIQYLSYSSSRICHSQVPGSEYETLKQKAGSYTLKATLYILHILLNYGVELKDTLESALLVVPLLPWQEVTPQLFARISSHPEQVIRKQLEGLLTMLAKQSPYSIVYPILVDVNAYEEKPSEELHHVLSCLRELYPRLVQDVQLMINELGNVTVLWEELWLSTLQDLHTDVMRRINLLKEEAARIAENVTLSQNEKNKINSARYSAMMAPIVVALERRLASTSRKPETPHEAWFQEEYKDQLKSALVSFKIPPVSSAAIGDVWRPFDSIAASLASYQRKSSVSLGEVAPHLALLSSSDVPMPGLEKQMQVPDSDKATDHQGVVTIASFHEQVTILPTKTKPKKLGILGSDGHKYTYLLKGREDLRLDARIMQLLQAINGFLHSSSSACSNSLTIRYYSVTPISGRAGLIQWAGNVVSIYSVFKSWQTRVQLAQFLALGSANTKSSAPPPVPRPSDMFYGKIIPALKEKGIKRVISRRDWPHEVKCKVLLDLMKEVPRHLLYQELWCASEGYKAFSSKLKRYTGSVAAMSMVGHVLGLGDRHLDNILIDFCNGDIVHIDYNVCFDKGQRLKIPEIVPFRLTQIIEAALGLTGIEGSFRSNCEKVIGVLRKNKDVLLMLLEVFVWDPLVEWTRGDFHDEAAIGGEERKGMELAVSLSLFASRVQEIRVPLQEHHDQLLTSLPAVESALERFGDVLNKYELASSLYCRADQERSSLILHETSAKSIVAEATSNSEKIRASFEIQAREFAQAKAMVAEKAQEAMTWAEQHGRILDALRCNLIPEINASFKLNNMETVISLTSAVIAAGVPLTVVPEPTQAQCHDIDREVSQFIVELGDGLTSATASLQAYSLALQRILPLNYLSTSAVHNWAQVLQLSINALSSDMLSLARRQASELIAKFHVDNSDSIKFSHDDLCFRVEKYAVEIEKIEKECAEIESSIGSESESKTKDRLLYAFMKFMQSIGLLRKEVGISSIQSKYDSEMNNARPLGELEEEREKVFSILNIAVSSLYNEVKHKILNIYNDASGGRNQYNMLQNDSGTIFAEFEEQVEKCNLVTEFVRDLCQFIGKDIPSVDINQVRLKISSESNWVSIFSNILISCKGLVSQMTEVVLPDVIRAAVSLNSEVMDAFGLISQVRGSIETALEQLMEVEMERVSLIELEQNYFVKVGLITEQQLALEEAAVKGRDHLSWEEAEELASQEEACRVQLDQLHQTWNQRDVRTSSLTKRETDIKNALISVNCQFQSLVGVEEERELHILRSKALLASLVKPFLELESIDILLSSTDGSVAMPTSKFHTLTDLINSGNSISEYVWKVGGLLDNHSFFIWKIGVIDSFLDACIHDIASSVEQNLGFDQSLNFMKKKLEIQLQKHIGHYLKERVAPSLLACLDKENEHLKQLTESSKELALDQGKKDGAVKKVLLMLEEYCNAHETARAAKSAASIMKKQVNELKEALRKTALEVVQMEWMHDVSLNPSYNRRIRFEKYLDTDDSLYTIILNLNRSKLLDNVQSAVSKITTSMDCLQSCERNSLMAEGQLERAMAWACGNSSNSGNTSTTNSGIPPEFHEHIKNRRQILWESREKASDIVKLCVSVLEFEASRDGYLFIPDQPYPFRSSVDAKTWQQVYLNALTRLDVTFHSYSRTEQEWKLAQCTVEAASNGLYTATNELSIASLKAKSASGDLQNTVLSMRDCAYEASVTLSAFARISRIQTALTSESGSMLEEVLAITEDIHDVYNLGKEAAGIHLSLMEGLSKANAILFPLESVLSKDVAAMADAIDRESETKKEISHIHGQAIYQSYCLRIREACQTFKPLVPSLMLAVKGLYSLLTRLARTANVHAGNLHKALEGIGESQEVKSVTTTLSRSDGGGGDAVEFDGKEGVGLSRSEDDKTDDFIGFSRLSLEDKGWISPPDSICCTDSGSDMTATEVSLPDSLNDSAGNKDLLSQGSSSRNPTGHMHTALFFQTEVEEISPFGLSQSSPVETDLNGSGSVKSINEATEHSEAIVVLGDKTAAIPANSQNPTNENIDKFDSADEPLSAKEIKNATEHREARDLNVNANTRVGRGKNGYALSVLRRVEMKIDGRDISESREIDIAEQVDYLLKQATSVDNLCNMYEGWTPWI